Proteins from one Roseovarius nanhaiticus genomic window:
- a CDS encoding glutamine synthetase family protein, whose protein sequence is MADWIDDLPQAAREYLEGKRLDEVECIISDLPGIARGKALPASKFAKQKHFHLPDSIFYQTITGDWGEAAGEAGFIEQDMILVPDMSTASAAPWTGDWTLQVIHDAYDREMNPIPFSPRNVLKRVVAAYEARGLTPVVAPEMEFFLVARNTDPGQAIEPMMGRSGRPAAARQAYSMTAVDEFGPVIDDIYDFAEAQGFEIDGITQEGGAGQLEINLAHGDPIKLADEVFYFKRLIREAAMRHNCFATFMAKPIADEPGSAMHIHHSVLDIKTGKNVFTDADGNETDAFYHFIGGMQRHLPSAIAVLAPYVNSYRRYVKDHAAPINLDWGRDNRTTGIRVPLASPEARRVENRLAGMDCNPYLGIAASLACGLLGLEEAQMPEDECKTDSYQSDSDVPQVLGDALDLFEEAPKLHEVLGPEFGRVYAIVKRAEYEEFLQVISPWEREHLLLNV, encoded by the coding sequence ATGGCCGACTGGATCGACGACCTACCGCAAGCGGCGCGCGAATACCTGGAGGGCAAGCGCCTGGATGAGGTCGAATGCATTATCTCGGACCTGCCGGGCATCGCGCGCGGCAAGGCCCTGCCCGCCTCCAAATTCGCCAAGCAAAAACATTTTCACCTGCCCGACTCGATCTTTTACCAGACGATCACCGGCGATTGGGGCGAGGCTGCGGGCGAGGCGGGTTTTATCGAGCAGGACATGATCCTCGTGCCTGACATGAGCACCGCCAGTGCCGCACCCTGGACCGGCGACTGGACCCTGCAAGTCATCCATGACGCCTATGACCGCGAGATGAATCCCATCCCCTTCTCGCCGCGCAATGTGCTGAAGCGTGTCGTCGCGGCCTATGAGGCGCGCGGGCTGACGCCCGTGGTCGCGCCCGAGATGGAATTCTTCCTCGTCGCACGCAACACCGATCCCGGTCAGGCGATCGAGCCGATGATGGGCCGCTCGGGGCGCCCCGCCGCCGCACGGCAAGCCTACTCGATGACCGCCGTTGATGAATTTGGCCCCGTGATCGACGATATCTACGATTTTGCCGAAGCGCAGGGCTTTGAGATCGACGGCATCACGCAGGAGGGCGGCGCGGGCCAACTGGAGATCAACCTCGCCCATGGCGATCCGATCAAGTTGGCGGACGAGGTATTTTACTTCAAACGCCTGATCCGCGAGGCCGCGATGCGGCACAACTGCTTTGCCACCTTCATGGCCAAGCCGATCGCGGACGAGCCGGGCTCGGCCATGCATATCCACCATTCGGTGCTGGATATAAAAACCGGCAAGAACGTCTTTACCGACGCGGACGGCAACGAAACCGATGCCTTCTATCACTTTATCGGCGGCATGCAGCGGCATTTGCCCAGCGCCATCGCCGTGCTGGCGCCCTATGTCAATTCCTACCGCCGCTACGTCAAGGATCACGCCGCGCCCATCAACCTTGACTGGGGCCGCGACAACCGCACGACAGGCATTCGCGTGCCACTGGCCAGCCCCGAGGCGCGGCGCGTCGAGAACCGCCTCGCGGGGATGGATTGCAATCCTTATCTGGGCATCGCCGCCAGCCTTGCCTGCGGCCTGCTGGGCCTCGAGGAGGCGCAGATGCCCGAGGATGAATGCAAGACCGACAGCTACCAAAGCGACAGTGACGTGCCGCAGGTTCTGGGCGACGCGCTGGACCTCTTCGAGGAGGCGCCGAAGCTGCACGAGGTGCTGGGGCCGGAATTCGGACGGGTTTATGCCATTGTGAAGCGAGCGGAATACGAAGAATTCCTGCAGGTCATCTCGCCTTGGGAGCGCGAGCACCTGCTGCTGAATGTCTAA
- a CDS encoding type 1 glutamine amidotransferase, which yields MTVPHPSLTPKEGAPTIGILLCGHAPEDIKADMGDYDGMFEALFEGHGLQFRSYAVVDEEFPASITDCDGWLITGSKHGAYEPHPWIPPLEQFIRDVYADGRPMVGICFGHQIIAQALGGTVEKYSKGWAVGRQEYMIDGQTLALNAWHQDQVTRIPDGATVIGRNEFCDNAALVYDNRIMTVQPHPEHTAEFVGRLAESRGRGLVPDPLLDEAIAQLDQPTQEQTIAGRMAAFLKRGA from the coding sequence TTGACCGTCCCCCACCCCTCGCTGACCCCAAAGGAAGGCGCGCCGACGATAGGCATCCTTCTGTGCGGTCATGCTCCCGAAGATATCAAGGCCGACATGGGCGACTATGACGGCATGTTCGAAGCCCTTTTCGAGGGTCATGGTCTGCAATTTCGCAGCTATGCCGTCGTCGATGAGGAATTCCCCGCCAGCATCACCGACTGCGACGGCTGGCTCATCACAGGCTCCAAACATGGCGCCTACGAGCCGCATCCCTGGATTCCCCCGCTGGAGCAGTTCATCCGCGATGTCTATGCCGACGGGCGACCGATGGTGGGCATCTGTTTTGGCCATCAGATCATCGCGCAGGCCCTGGGCGGCACGGTGGAAAAATACTCCAAAGGTTGGGCCGTGGGCCGACAGGAATATATGATCGACGGCCAGACACTGGCACTTAATGCATGGCATCAGGACCAGGTGACGCGCATCCCCGATGGCGCCACCGTGATCGGGCGCAACGAATTTTGCGACAATGCTGCCCTGGTCTATGACAACCGCATCATGACCGTGCAGCCCCATCCCGAACATACTGCCGAATTCGTGGGCCGCCTCGCCGAAAGCCGCGGGCGCGGTCTGGTGCCCGATCCGCTTTTGGATGAGGCCATCGCGCAGCTGGACCAGCCCACGCAGGAACAAACCATCGCAGGCCGGATGGCGGCCTTTCTCAAAAGAGGTGCCTGA
- a CDS encoding glutamine synthetase family protein, translating into MTIDNFATFRVAACDLNGQMRGKRMPASYFAKLQEDGVRMPLSVLNVDIKGADIEGSPLLFETGDADGIMRPTSRGPVPLPWLDSAQPLVPMQMYLEDGTPFYGDARHALARVLDRYAARGWRVVAATELEFTLVDDGGKALKHVRDPRNRRRIDASEILSLSQMDAFDPFLSALYAACDAMGIEAQTTTSEAGVGQFEITLNHQDALRAADDTWLFKTLIRGLAHRYDCAATFMAKPFALDSGNGMHMHFSVLDADGRNVFDDGGPKGTETLRHAIGGCLAAMQGSTLIFAPHANSYARMTPGAHAPTAICWAYENRTAAIRVPGGSPKARRIEHRVAGGDINPYLSFAAILGAALVGIEDAMDPGAPLKGNAYGQDLPQLATDWAAAVDLFEADALLPRIFEPKLIRNYVQTKRQEIAVMGEIDEADHWKTYLDKV; encoded by the coding sequence ATGACCATCGATAATTTCGCCACGTTCCGCGTGGCCGCCTGCGATCTGAACGGGCAGATGCGCGGCAAACGGATGCCTGCCAGCTATTTTGCGAAACTGCAGGAGGACGGCGTGCGCATGCCGCTCTCGGTGCTGAACGTGGACATCAAGGGTGCCGATATCGAGGGCAGCCCGCTTTTGTTCGAGACGGGCGATGCGGATGGCATCATGCGGCCCACCTCGCGCGGGCCGGTGCCGCTGCCATGGCTCGACAGCGCACAGCCGCTAGTGCCGATGCAAATGTATCTGGAGGATGGCACGCCCTTTTACGGCGACGCGCGGCACGCCCTTGCGCGCGTTCTGGACCGCTACGCCGCGCGCGGCTGGCGCGTGGTGGCAGCGACCGAGCTGGAATTCACGCTGGTCGACGATGGCGGCAAGGCGCTCAAACATGTGCGCGATCCGCGCAATCGGCGCCGCATCGACGCGTCCGAGATCCTGTCGCTCAGCCAAATGGACGCGTTCGATCCGTTCCTGTCGGCCCTCTACGCGGCGTGCGATGCGATGGGTATCGAGGCGCAGACCACCACCTCCGAGGCGGGGGTGGGCCAATTCGAAATCACGCTCAATCATCAGGATGCGTTGCGCGCCGCAGACGACACCTGGCTCTTCAAAACGCTCATTCGCGGTCTGGCACACCGCTATGATTGCGCCGCGACCTTCATGGCCAAGCCCTTCGCGCTGGATAGCGGGAACGGAATGCATATGCACTTCTCGGTTCTGGACGCGGACGGCCGCAACGTCTTCGACGATGGCGGCCCCAAGGGCACCGAGACGCTGCGCCACGCCATCGGGGGATGCCTTGCAGCGATGCAAGGCTCGACACTGATCTTTGCGCCCCATGCCAACAGCTATGCAAGGATGACCCCCGGCGCCCATGCGCCCACCGCGATCTGCTGGGCCTATGAGAACCGCACGGCCGCCATCCGCGTGCCGGGCGGCAGCCCCAAGGCGCGCCGGATCGAGCACCGGGTCGCGGGCGGCGACATCAACCCCTATCTCAGCTTTGCGGCCATTCTGGGCGCTGCGCTGGTCGGGATCGAGGACGCCATGGATCCGGGCGCCCCGCTCAAGGGCAATGCCTACGGTCAGGATCTGCCCCAGCTGGCCACCGATTGGGCGGCGGCGGTCGATCTGTTCGAGGCGGACGCCCTTTTGCCCCGCATTTTCGAGCCGAAGCTTATCCGCAATTACGTCCAGACCAAGCGGCAGGAGATCGCCGTGATGGGCGAGATCGACGAGGCGGATCACTGGAAGACCTACCTGGACAAGGTGTGA
- a CDS encoding phosphate/phosphite/phosphonate ABC transporter substrate-binding protein has product MIASLPMYDRRETAATLDRLWCHIRAHLDFKTPSFLTRGGNLWDQWQAPDLVLSQTCGYPYRARLKGHVQLVASPQNDLPGCPPGHYNSVFVTRTDEPRRDLSDFADAVFAFSEPLSQSGWAAPQNHVADLGFTFSNDLYTGAHIRSARAVAERSADIACLDAVSWRLIQQHEPYAANLQEITRTAPTPAPPFITAPGQNAAQIRAALAAGIDAIGEADRETLGLYGLTDVPEAAYLAVPNPAPPRDPRTRV; this is encoded by the coding sequence ATGATCGCAAGCCTGCCAATGTATGATCGCCGCGAGACTGCGGCGACGCTCGATCGTCTTTGGTGTCACATCCGCGCGCATCTCGACTTCAAAACTCCCAGCTTCCTCACCCGAGGCGGAAACCTCTGGGATCAGTGGCAGGCGCCTGATCTCGTGCTCTCACAAACCTGTGGCTACCCCTATCGCGCAAGACTGAAAGGCCATGTGCAGTTGGTCGCGTCGCCACAGAACGACTTGCCCGGATGTCCACCCGGCCACTATAACAGCGTCTTCGTCACCCGCACCGATGAACCGCGCCGCGACCTGTCCGATTTCGCCGACGCTGTTTTCGCCTTCAGCGAGCCTCTCTCGCAATCGGGCTGGGCCGCGCCGCAGAACCATGTGGCAGACCTCGGCTTCACGTTTTCAAACGATCTATATACCGGCGCACATATCCGCTCGGCCCGCGCCGTGGCAGAGCGAAGCGCCGATATCGCCTGCCTCGACGCCGTCAGCTGGCGTCTGATCCAGCAGCACGAGCCCTACGCCGCCAATCTGCAAGAGATCACCCGCACCGCGCCGACACCCGCGCCCCCCTTCATCACCGCCCCCGGCCAAAACGCGGCGCAGATCCGCGCGGCCCTCGCCGCCGGGATCGACGCCATTGGCGAGGCGGACCGCGAGACCCTTGGCCTTTACGGCCTCACAGACGTGCCGGAGGCCGCCTATCTGGCCGTGCCGAATCCCGCGCCACCGCGCGATCCGAGGACGCGCGTCTAA
- a CDS encoding TerB family tellurite resistance protein, which yields MIADFFKRLTAAQDQPLTETDARLALAALLVRAARTDGHYAPSEIAHIDRILQTRYGLGQDAAQALRKEAEEAESSAPDTVRFTRAIKDAVPYEDRTAVIEALWQVVLADGDRADQENALLRVTASLLGVSDIDSNSARKRVEAAS from the coding sequence ATGATAGCTGATTTTTTCAAACGTCTCACCGCGGCCCAGGACCAGCCGCTGACCGAAACCGACGCACGCCTCGCGCTCGCCGCGCTTTTGGTGCGCGCGGCGCGCACGGATGGCCACTACGCCCCGTCCGAGATCGCGCATATCGACCGGATCCTGCAAACGCGCTACGGCCTCGGTCAGGACGCGGCGCAAGCTCTGCGCAAGGAGGCTGAAGAGGCCGAATCCAGCGCCCCCGATACCGTGCGCTTTACCCGTGCCATCAAGGATGCCGTCCCCTATGAGGACCGCACCGCCGTAATCGAGGCGCTCTGGCAGGTGGTGCTGGCCGATGGCGACCGCGCCGATCAGGAAAACGCCCTGCTCCGCGTGACCGCCAGCCTTTTGGGCGTCAGCGATATCGACAGCAACTCGGCCCGCAAAAGGGTGGAGGCCGCGTCCTGA
- a CDS encoding glucan biosynthesis protein, with amino-acid sequence MRRRALLGGSAMALGAAALGLWPQARSAQAEEAPASLLEAARALAAKPYQPNPVSLSPPFAGLNYDAYRGIRPIAGEAANLPLGDGYEVDLLPPGLFFPDPVTIEMPRAEGFGEIAFSPGLFTFEPRYFSDIPAKSPGAGFSGVRLRHPLNDPQVMDEVMVVQGASYFRAIGQAMVYGLSARAVALGTGGPGPEEFPRFTHLRLHRPVDGRIRMEAVIDSPSLAGHLELEMTPGVDTAMRAALTLLPRREITDVGVAPLTSMYLKGPIRAAVSDDFRPRVHDSDMLYIRNGAGEHLWRPISNPARIQTSAFADDGPVAFGLYQTPRRFDDYEDTEARYHDRPSARVQPTGDWGPGAVMLVEIPTDTEFMDNIVAFWRPDAPIAAGSEHRFDYTLDWTRSAPGAEGAVRIAQSRSGQEHDRPGTRRYVIDLDMPDGLAAEDVTPLISAAGPAQITGAGVFDLPEGRGARVTFLLTPGDGAEAVDLRVTLQGAPGAHPGPVWLHRWTPTEDGEV; translated from the coding sequence ATGAGGCGCCGCGCGCTCCTTGGCGGCTCGGCCATGGCGCTTGGCGCGGCGGCGCTCGGCCTTTGGCCGCAGGCACGATCGGCGCAGGCCGAAGAGGCGCCAGCCTCATTGCTTGAGGCCGCGCGGGCCCTCGCGGCCAAGCCCTACCAGCCTAATCCGGTGTCGCTGTCGCCGCCCTTCGCGGGCCTCAATTATGACGCCTATCGCGGCATAAGACCCATCGCAGGCGAGGCAGCCAACCTGCCACTCGGCGACGGATACGAGGTGGATCTGTTGCCCCCCGGCCTCTTCTTTCCCGATCCCGTCACGATCGAGATGCCCCGCGCCGAGGGCTTTGGCGAAATTGCCTTCTCGCCCGGCCTGTTCACGTTCGAGCCGCGCTATTTCAGCGATATCCCGGCGAAATCCCCCGGGGCCGGCTTCTCCGGGGTGCGCCTGCGCCACCCCCTGAACGACCCCCAGGTGATGGATGAGGTGATGGTGGTCCAGGGCGCCAGCTACTTCCGCGCCATCGGGCAGGCGATGGTCTATGGACTGTCGGCGCGCGCTGTCGCACTTGGCACCGGCGGGCCGGGTCCCGAGGAATTTCCCAGATTCACCCATCTTCGGCTGCACCGCCCCGTGGATGGGCGTATCCGCATGGAGGCAGTGATCGACAGCCCCTCGCTTGCCGGTCATTTGGAGCTGGAGATGACGCCGGGCGTCGACACCGCGATGCGCGCCGCGCTCACCCTCCTGCCACGGCGCGAGATCACGGATGTCGGCGTCGCGCCACTTACCTCGATGTATCTCAAGGGGCCGATCCGCGCCGCCGTGTCGGACGATTTCCGCCCGCGCGTGCATGACAGCGATATGCTCTACATCCGCAACGGCGCGGGCGAGCATCTGTGGCGCCCCATCAGCAATCCCGCCCGAATCCAGACCTCGGCCTTTGCCGATGACGGCCCGGTGGCCTTCGGCCTCTACCAGACGCCCCGACGCTTTGACGACTATGAGGATACCGAGGCACGTTATCACGACCGGCCTTCGGCGCGGGTCCAGCCCACGGGTGACTGGGGTCCGGGCGCCGTCATGCTGGTCGAGATCCCGACGGATACGGAATTCATGGATAATATCGTCGCGTTCTGGCGGCCCGACGCGCCCATTGCCGCCGGCAGCGAGCATCGTTTCGACTATACGCTCGACTGGACACGAAGCGCGCCGGGCGCCGAGGGCGCAGTCCGTATCGCGCAAAGCCGTAGCGGGCAGGAGCATGATCGCCCCGGCACGCGCCGCTACGTGATCGACCTGGATATGCCGGATGGTCTGGCCGCCGAGGATGTGACGCCTTTGATCTCTGCGGCAGGTCCGGCGCAGATCACCGGAGCGGGCGTATTCGACCTGCCGGAGGGGCGCGGCGCACGCGTGACCTTCCTGCTGACCCCCGGCGACGGGGCCGAGGCGGTGGATCTTCGCGTGACGCTGCAAGGCGCACCCGGTGCCCATCCGGGACCGGTCTGGCTTCACCGCTGGACGCCGACCGAAGATGGCGAAGTTTGA
- the mdoH gene encoding glucans biosynthesis glucosyltransferase MdoH, with amino-acid sequence MSFSDSISRVAATAGLPRLRWPEARPAYIGITLLLTALLTASFALSIRDWTVMSYIALPLAALSGAWISGGAATALIGLAQSRARPVPPPAGWVPEGQTAILITLCKEDPSPVAWYIADLSASLGHAGLDCRTRIFVLSDTPAGELAEREATALADLHGDGRIQYRRRAENTGRKPGNIADWLHHYGDAFDYMLVMDADSRMSASRIRRMIRQMEMRPRTGLLQAGMALIPGQSRFGKHQRTAVRLMSHNFGRGMAAWAGRSSNYWGHNAILRVAAFREAAHLPVLPGKAPFGGPVLSHDFIEAAWIRRAGWAVELDPDMAGSAEDGPQTLDEFHKRDRRWCQGNMQHIGMLATPGLHPISRLHLASGALSYLAAPIWLVLVVLIASGAVPVAGAIPFALVAAVLLAPKICALAGWLRSAGTLRRRLVILRASLGELILSTVIAPIMMLRQTASVGSILLGRDCGWKSNTAARLRLPRGMPEAAAGAALLALALQTDGGATLWLAPLILPLLAAPLILRALDAQPV; translated from the coding sequence ATGTCTTTTTCGGATTCGATATCACGGGTTGCCGCAACGGCGGGTCTTCCGAGGCTTCGCTGGCCCGAGGCGCGGCCTGCATATATTGGCATCACCCTTCTCCTGACTGCGCTGCTGACAGCCAGCTTTGCGCTGTCTATCCGTGACTGGACCGTGATGAGTTATATCGCGCTGCCTCTCGCCGCACTGAGCGGTGCGTGGATTTCGGGTGGCGCTGCGACTGCCCTGATCGGATTGGCGCAATCGCGCGCTCGTCCGGTGCCGCCGCCCGCCGGATGGGTGCCGGAAGGGCAGACTGCCATTCTTATTACTCTTTGCAAGGAAGATCCTTCACCGGTCGCGTGGTACATTGCTGACCTGAGTGCCAGCCTCGGGCATGCGGGCCTTGACTGCCGGACACGCATTTTTGTCCTGTCGGACACGCCCGCCGGCGAGCTGGCCGAGCGCGAGGCGACCGCGCTGGCGGACTTGCACGGCGATGGCCGCATCCAGTACCGCCGCCGCGCCGAGAATACCGGGCGCAAGCCGGGCAATATCGCCGATTGGCTGCATCACTACGGCGACGCATTCGACTACATGCTGGTCATGGATGCGGACAGCCGCATGTCCGCGAGCCGCATTCGCCGCATGATCCGCCAGATGGAAATGCGCCCGCGCACGGGCCTCCTGCAAGCTGGCATGGCCCTTATTCCGGGGCAAAGCCGGTTCGGAAAGCATCAGCGCACTGCCGTGCGGCTGATGTCGCATAATTTCGGGCGCGGCATGGCGGCTTGGGCCGGGCGCTCCAGCAATTACTGGGGTCACAACGCCATCTTGCGGGTTGCCGCATTTCGCGAGGCGGCGCATCTGCCTGTCCTTCCGGGCAAGGCTCCCTTCGGCGGGCCGGTGCTGAGCCATGACTTCATCGAGGCGGCGTGGATCCGGCGCGCCGGTTGGGCGGTGGAATTGGATCCGGACATGGCCGGCAGCGCCGAGGACGGGCCACAGACGCTGGACGAGTTTCACAAGCGTGATCGCCGCTGGTGTCAGGGCAACATGCAACATATCGGCATGCTTGCCACGCCGGGCCTGCACCCGATCAGCCGACTGCACCTTGCCTCTGGCGCGCTCAGCTACCTTGCCGCGCCGATCTGGCTGGTTCTGGTGGTGCTGATTGCCTCGGGCGCGGTGCCGGTCGCAGGCGCAATTCCTTTCGCGCTGGTGGCCGCCGTTCTGCTTGCGCCCAAGATCTGCGCGCTTGCGGGCTGGCTGCGATCCGCAGGCACATTGCGGCGCAGACTGGTGATTTTGCGCGCGTCGCTGGGCGAATTGATTCTGTCGACCGTGATCGCGCCGATCATGATGCTTCGCCAGACTGCGTCGGTCGGCTCGATCTTGCTCGGCCGCGATTGCGGGTGGAAATCGAACACAGCCGCGCGTCTGCGTCTGCCCCGTGGCATGCCCGAGGCGGCAGCGGGCGCGGCCCTCTTGGCGCTGGCGCTGCAAACCGACGGCGGTGCGACGCTCTGGCTTGCGCCGCTGATCCTGCCTTTGCTGGCCGCGCCGCTTATCTTGCGCGCACTGGACGCGCAGCCCGTATGA
- a CDS encoding cytochrome b produces the protein MSPQTTIQHHSAYSRTARVIHWSMALLILSTIPVGFLMVQEGLARSLQNALFIYHKNVGVLLLVLIAVRIAYRFAVPPPPLPDQMPAWQAKAAGLSHIALYALMLIMPVAGYIRVKAGGFPIETLDALGIGSPVTRSDEIAEIAKTVHYYGALALTAVVALHIFAAAHHGLIRRDGIFSRMWSPKDSAGG, from the coding sequence ATGAGCCCGCAGACGACGATTCAGCATCACTCGGCCTATAGCCGCACGGCTCGTGTGATCCACTGGTCCATGGCGCTACTGATCCTGTCAACGATTCCCGTCGGGTTCCTGATGGTGCAGGAGGGCTTGGCACGGAGCCTCCAAAACGCGCTATTCATCTATCACAAGAATGTGGGCGTTCTCTTGCTGGTTTTGATCGCGGTGCGCATCGCCTATCGATTTGCCGTGCCGCCGCCGCCCCTCCCGGATCAGATGCCCGCATGGCAGGCCAAAGCAGCTGGGCTGAGCCATATAGCTCTGTATGCGCTGATGCTGATCATGCCTGTTGCGGGCTATATTCGCGTCAAGGCGGGCGGCTTCCCAATTGAGACGCTTGACGCTCTCGGCATAGGATCGCCGGTTACAAGGTCGGACGAGATCGCTGAAATTGCCAAAACTGTCCATTATTACGGAGCTTTGGCGCTGACGGCCGTCGTGGCACTGCATATTTTCGCTGCAGCGCACCACGGGCTTATACGCCGCGATGGCATCTTTTCGCGCATGTGGTCACCGAAGGACAGCGCAGGCGGCTAA
- a CDS encoding CDP-alcohol phosphatidyltransferase family protein: MAALIGCAGAAILASVLLDAGALPIAVAVTVYAAAAILAGAGMARNYPHEALGLGNLVTLGRMALAASLIPPLLMGDDLQWHVFALASIALALDGVDGWLARRQGLTSEFGARFDMEVDASLGVLLALNAFAAGTAGIAVLLLAMPRYVFALAGIAMPWLARPLPERFGRKVVCVIQIGVLIGIQPPIVPHGMAAAAITIAALALAWSFGRDCVWLWRRTA; encoded by the coding sequence ATGGCGGCGCTGATCGGCTGCGCCGGGGCCGCGATCTTGGCCTCGGTTTTGCTGGATGCAGGCGCTCTACCCATTGCTGTTGCGGTCACTGTCTACGCCGCAGCTGCCATTTTGGCCGGCGCGGGGATGGCGCGGAACTATCCGCATGAGGCGCTTGGCCTCGGCAACCTTGTCACGCTCGGGCGGATGGCACTTGCCGCGTCGCTGATACCGCCGCTTTTGATGGGGGATGATTTGCAATGGCATGTCTTCGCTCTCGCCTCAATTGCGCTGGCGCTTGACGGGGTGGATGGTTGGCTGGCACGGCGCCAGGGCCTGACCTCTGAATTTGGCGCGCGTTTCGACATGGAGGTCGACGCCTCGTTGGGCGTGCTCTTGGCGCTCAATGCCTTTGCGGCGGGTACTGCCGGGATTGCCGTGCTGCTCCTGGCGATGCCGCGTTATGTGTTTGCACTCGCGGGCATCGCCATGCCTTGGCTGGCGCGGCCTCTGCCCGAGCGCTTTGGGCGCAAGGTCGTCTGCGTCATCCAGATCGGCGTTTTGATCGGCATTCAGCCACCCATTGTCCCGCATGGCATGGCTGCTGCGGCCATAACAATCGCGGCGCTGGCGCTGGCGTGGTCTTTCGGACGCGATTGTGTCTGGCTTTGGCGACGCACCGCTTGA